Below is a genomic region from Bradyrhizobium sp. 1(2017).
GTCGCGCTGCTGGTCGAGCATCTGGCTGGTATCCTTGCGTTCGGCCGCCAGATGGACGGACACCTCGGTGCCGACGAGACGCAGGCGCACGGTGACGTTGCCGAGCGCCGGAGGCTCGAGATTGATGGTCAGGATCTTGAGCGGCTGATCCGGCGCGTTGGTCTGGGACGCGGCATCCCGGACCGCAGCGGAGGTCGGGGATTCCTTCAGCTCGGCGACAACCGCGTTGGCGACCTGTTGCGGCGCATTGAATTGTGCCGGCGGCAGATGGGTTTCCTGCTGGAGCACGGTCACCTTGGTCGCCTCTGGCAGTGCATCCCGCGCCGAGGCTTTGACGGCGCGCTCCACACTGGCCGTGACGGCCTCGAAGCCGGAAGCCGCCGGCATGGCCTTCGGCGATGTTTCGCCGCCTTGCTGTGCGGTTGCGGCGACCTGCGAGGCTGCGGTCTGCGAGCGCGCGCCGGCCGGGGCGGCAGCGGATGGCGCCAAGTCGGCTGCGCCGGTCCTGGCAATGTCCACGGCCTGAGCATCTCGCCTGGTCGCGGACGGACGCTCGTCGCGTGCGGCCGCCTCTTTCCTGTCGCCCGCCGTCGATTGCATCGGCGATTTCACCGGAGACGGCGCCGCGAGTTCCTGTCCAACCATCGCGAGAAGGCTTGGATGATCCGAAACGTCCGTTTTCGCACCGTGATCGGCCGGACCTTCCGCCGATGTGTCGGCCTTCTGGTCGGACGGCTTGTGACTGGACTTGGGCTCGTCGAT
It encodes:
- a CDS encoding flagellar hook-length control protein FliK, which gives rise to MTKLSGTSGQPFSGLAESLNIRSGSRAAKGTGAKSQAESSFNDLLRNVSNLAKKALSDAGNDTGMKAEPVRTRLARTADEDKTRSETVHERAEAIDEPKSSHKPSDQKADTSAEGPADHGAKTDVSDHPSLLAMVGQELAAPSPVKSPMQSTAGDRKEAAARDERPSATRRDAQAVDIARTGAADLAPSAAAPAGARSQTAASQVAATAQQGGETSPKAMPAASGFEAVTASVERAVKASARDALPEATKVTVLQQETHLPPAQFNAPQQVANAVVAELKESPTSAAVRDAASQTNAPDQPLKILTINLEPPALGNVTVRLRLVGTEVSVHLAAERKDTSQMLDQQRDSIRDLLQSAGYVADVAPVQHGSLDGFQSGSGQSQPQLSSQQQPPSQSQGSFGGANTSSGQSEGEAKQARHERQSNQETRHDQDVAPQNRRGPVYL